In Chloroflexota bacterium, one genomic interval encodes:
- the ruvX gene encoding Holliday junction resolvase RuvX, with protein sequence MGDRWVGVAMSDPQGILASPLTIIDRTDEQSAVNAILSIIEQNQVGVVVAGLPISMNGSIGPQAEKVQDFVRELSKHTEVPIEFRDERLTTVSAQKLMKMTRKRGKVRDDAMAAALILQGYLDEKIA encoded by the coding sequence ATTGGTGACCGGTGGGTCGGGGTGGCAATGAGCGACCCCCAGGGTATTCTGGCCAGCCCGCTCACCATTATCGACCGCACCGACGAGCAGTCAGCCGTCAACGCTATTCTATCCATCATCGAACAGAATCAGGTGGGAGTGGTTGTTGCTGGTCTGCCGATTTCCATGAACGGCAGCATCGGTCCGCAGGCGGAGAAAGTACAGGATTTCGTTCGGGAATTAAGCAAACATACGGAAGTACCCATTGAGTTCCGGGATGAACGCTTGACCACCGTATCAGCACAGAAGCTCATGAAAATGACCAGGAAAAGAGGCAAAGTCAGGGACGACGCCATGGCCGCCGCGCTCATCCTGCAGGGATATCTAGACGAAAAAATAGCTTGA